The nucleotide sequence GCCCAGATCATAGTCGCCGTCGCCGAGGCCCTTGGCGCGCATGGCATCGGTGATCGCCATGAGCCGGTCGCGGCCGGCGGCGCGATAGGCGAGTTTGACCATGGCCGGCGTCACATGCAGCCCGTCGGCGATGATCTCGCTGCGCGCGGCCGGATGCGTCAGCAGTGCGCACGCCGCGCCCGGTTCGCGGTGGTGCAGCCCGTTCATGGCATTGAACAAATGCGTGCCGCGGTTCGCTCCCGCCGCGATCGCCGCCTCGGCCTGCGCCGCGCTGCAACTCGAATGGCCGATAGACGCGCGCACGCCCTGACCGGCCAGATGCGCGACCATTGCCTCGCCGCCGGGTTGTTCCGGCGCCAGCGTGACCACGCGGATACGGCCAGCTGCCGCCGCCTGCCAACGATCGAACCGGGCGATATCCGGGGCGATAATGTGATCGACCGGCTGGGCGCCGGCCTTGTTGCGATCCACAAACGGGCCTTCCAGATGTACGCCGAGCATCTCGGCGGCGCCGGGCCCGGATTCGAAATGCGCCGTCACGCCAAGTGCGGCTTCGATTGTAGCCGCCGGCCCGGTCATGGTGGTGGCCAGAAACGCGGTCGTGCCCTCGGCCGGCAAATAACCGGCGATACGGGCCAGCCCGTCGGCATCGCCATCCATCACGTCGG is from Salinisphaera sp. LB1 and encodes:
- the nagA gene encoding N-acetylglucosamine-6-phosphate deacetylase produces the protein MRSSDNEEQRVWQLRRARVHGGATKPQAITIAGTRIAAPDSDAPAIDLPADWHVVPGFIDAHIHGAMGADVMDGDADGLARIAGYLPAEGTTAFLATTMTGPAATIEAALGVTAHFESGPGAAEMLGVHLEGPFVDRNKAGAQPVDHIIAPDIARFDRWQAAAAGRIRVVTLAPEQPGGEAMVAHLAGQGVRASIGHSSCSAAQAEAAIAAGANRGTHLFNAMNGLHHREPGAACALLTHPAARSEIIADGLHVTPAMVKLAYRAAGRDRLMAITDAMRAKGLGDGDYDLGGQPVTVANGQARLANGTLAGSVLTFDVAFRNLLDFTGCELADAIAMSSTNAAHDLDIADRKGSLAEGFDADLVILDADLRVRLTVCRGRIAYDPGGLVNLL